A genomic segment from Watersipora subatra unplaced genomic scaffold, tzWatSuba1.1 SCAFFOLD_180, whole genome shotgun sequence encodes:
- the LOC137410398 gene encoding zinc finger protein 862-like: protein MLMATHNKSFMHVSVNFSNLKIPWEKVIAFNSDNCSVMKGHRNGVIAKMRAVNPQIVDVGCICHMANLAVGKSLNEALFNVDELICDMVSHFKNSTKRMEKLREFQEFVGVEQQRLLKHCPTRWLSLRKCVERVLKQYSALRSYFGAHCEIDRPRSKVHYIYSQLMNPLLLPWLHFVNTFLEPFYAFNMKFQGEDLLIVDLYSSMERLIKQCMSCLISVPEIKKHAAVTEVPYTDPQKQLSDLELFVGTECRTQLVALEDEASQVQIQQFFSSVRNVQMAAISKMLELFPLASKVLKMVPASDVNQKMSFKPDDIRWLAKELGIFTQPADLDLIHQEWVNLQLDDTPASQSTPAKFWDAMALERYPLLTTLMRAILCIPHSNAATERVFSMLKKIHTEARADLCSETVNALIATKINFSTCCFETELKADLLKNLKKSAKTYNLKHQGAAATSSQISADSNVEMI, encoded by the exons ATGTTGATGGCGACACATAACAAGTCATTTATGCATGTGTCTGTTAATTTTAGCAATCTAAAGATACCATGGGAAAAGGTGATAGCCTTTAACAGTGACAACTGTTCTGTCATGAAAGGGCATCGCAATGGAGTGATTGCTAAAATGCGAGCTGTGAACCCTCAGATAGTGGATGTAGGGTGTATCTGCCACATGGCTAATTTGGCAGTGGGTAAATCTCTAAACGAAGCTTTGTTCAATGTCGATGAGCTGATATGTGATATGGTATCTCATTTTAAAAACAG CACTAAGCGCATGGAAAAGTTGCGTGAGTTTCAAGAATTTGTTGGAGTGGAGCAGCAACGCCTGTTGAAACATTGTCCCACACGATGGTTGAGTTTGCGAAAATGCGTTGAGCGTGTGTTGAAGCAGTACAGTGCTCTAAGGTCATACTTCGGAGCTCACTGTGAAATTGATAGACCTCGCTCTAAAGTTCACTATATTTACAGTCAACTTATGAACCCTCTGCTGCTTCCATGGCTGCACTTCGTCAACACATTTCTGGAACCATTCTATGCCTTCAACATGAAATTTCAg GGTGAAGATTTACTAATTGTGGATCTTTATTCTTCTATGGAGAGGCTAATCAAACAATGCATGAGCTGTCTCATCAGTGTTCCTGAGATAAAGAAACACGCTGCAGTTACAGAGGTTCCATATACAGACCCGCAGAAACAGCTTTCTGACTTGGAACTATTTGTTGGTACAGAGTGTCGGACCCAGCTAGTAGCCTTGGAAGATGAGGCTAGCCAAGTCCAAATCCAACAGTTCTTCAG CTCAGTCAGAAATGTCCAAATGGCTGCTATATCTAAAATGTTGGAGTTATTTCCTTTGGCCAGCAAAGTCCTAAAGATGGTTCCAGCTAGTGATGTTAACCAGAAGATGTCCTTCAAGCCTGATGACATCAGATGGCTAGCTAAAGAACTTGGCATATTTACGCAGCCTGCTGATCTAGACCTTATTCATCAGGAATGGGTCAACCTGCAGCTAGATGATACTCCAGCATCGCAATCAACACCAGCAAAGTTTTGGGATGCTATGGCATTAGAGCGTTATCCCTTACTGACGACTTTAATGAGGGCCATTCTCTGCATACCTCACAGTAATGCAGCAACAGAGCGCGTTTTTTCTATGCTTAAAAAAATACATACCGAGGCTAGGGCTGACCTATGTTCCGAAACGGTGAATGCTCTGATAGCcactaaaataaacttttctacCTGCTGCTTTGAAACAGAGTTGAAAGCTGACCTACTCAAAAACCTTAAAAAGTCTGCCAAAACCTACAATTTAAAACATCAAGGAGCAGCAGCTACCTCATCCCAAATCAGTGCAGACTCAAATGTAGAGATGATATAG